One Georgenia wutianyii DNA segment encodes these proteins:
- the menD gene encoding 2-succinyl-5-enolpyruvyl-6-hydroxy-3-cyclohexene-1-carboxylic-acid synthase, whose translation MSGEAPSALLARELVTALVRGGVRHVVLSPGSRSAPLAYALLAAHDAGWLRLHVRVDERVAGFVALGLARADGVPAAVVTTSGTAVANLHPAVLEAAHSGVPLVVVSADRPHEMRRTGANQTTEQVGIFASAPRWEADLPADTPPAAVGQVVVRALAAATGARSGEPGPVHLNVAFREPLVPARAWEPGEVPGKREVVAPRQPGGVVEIPAGGRTVVVAGDGAGPAAAALAEAGGWPLLAEPTSGARSGPNAVPAYRLLLGELGGQVERVVVLGHPTLSRPVSALLARTEPEVVVVAPTGRVWPDVAGTADRVAGAVRVVPGEDDGADWLGRWQRAGAAAAQVLAGRDVLDGLTVARAVVAAAAGEPATLVLGSSMTVRDWDLALPALPAGLRLVANRGLAGIDGTLSTATGLALASRAPVRAVVGDLTFLHDVGGLLRGALEEEVDLQVVLLNDGGGSIFATLEHGAPERAATFERVFGTPQAVDVAALCAGYGVRHVLARSLPELEAAVAAPVRGRSVVEVPLDRSTLRADRTTLAEAVTTAVRNALPSTP comes from the coding sequence GTGAGCGGCGAGGCGCCCTCGGCGCTGCTCGCCCGCGAGCTCGTCACCGCGCTCGTGCGCGGCGGCGTGCGCCACGTCGTCCTGTCGCCCGGGTCGCGCAGCGCGCCGCTCGCCTACGCCCTGCTCGCCGCGCACGACGCCGGCTGGCTGCGGCTGCACGTGCGGGTGGACGAGCGGGTGGCGGGCTTCGTCGCCCTCGGTCTCGCCCGCGCCGACGGCGTCCCGGCGGCCGTCGTGACGACCTCGGGGACCGCGGTGGCCAACCTCCACCCGGCGGTGCTCGAGGCCGCGCACAGCGGAGTCCCGCTCGTGGTCGTGTCCGCGGACCGCCCGCACGAGATGCGGCGGACCGGGGCCAACCAGACGACCGAGCAGGTGGGGATCTTCGCCTCGGCACCGCGGTGGGAGGCGGACCTGCCCGCCGACACCCCGCCGGCCGCCGTCGGCCAGGTCGTCGTGCGGGCGCTCGCCGCGGCGACCGGCGCCCGCTCCGGTGAGCCGGGCCCGGTCCACCTCAACGTCGCCTTCCGCGAGCCCCTCGTCCCGGCCCGCGCCTGGGAGCCGGGGGAGGTGCCCGGGAAGCGTGAGGTCGTCGCGCCGCGGCAGCCGGGCGGCGTCGTCGAGATCCCGGCCGGCGGGCGAACCGTCGTCGTCGCCGGCGACGGCGCGGGGCCCGCGGCCGCCGCGCTCGCCGAGGCCGGCGGCTGGCCGCTGCTCGCCGAGCCCACGTCCGGCGCGCGGAGCGGCCCCAACGCCGTCCCGGCCTACCGGCTGCTCCTCGGGGAGCTCGGCGGACAGGTCGAGCGCGTCGTCGTGCTCGGGCACCCGACCCTCTCGCGCCCGGTGAGCGCGCTGCTCGCCCGCACCGAGCCGGAGGTCGTCGTCGTCGCGCCAACCGGACGCGTGTGGCCCGACGTCGCCGGCACCGCGGACCGGGTCGCCGGCGCCGTCCGGGTGGTGCCCGGGGAGGACGACGGCGCTGACTGGCTGGGGCGCTGGCAGCGGGCCGGTGCCGCGGCGGCGCAGGTGCTCGCCGGCCGGGACGTGCTCGACGGGCTCACCGTCGCGCGCGCCGTCGTGGCCGCGGCCGCCGGCGAGCCCGCCACGCTCGTCCTCGGCTCCTCGATGACCGTGCGCGACTGGGACCTCGCCCTGCCCGCGCTGCCCGCGGGGCTGCGGCTCGTCGCCAACCGTGGGCTCGCCGGCATCGACGGCACCCTCTCGACGGCGACCGGGTTGGCGCTCGCGAGCCGGGCGCCGGTGCGTGCGGTGGTCGGGGACCTCACGTTCCTCCACGACGTCGGCGGCCTGCTGCGGGGCGCGCTCGAGGAGGAGGTCGACCTGCAGGTGGTGCTCCTCAACGACGGCGGCGGGTCGATCTTCGCGACGCTGGAGCACGGCGCGCCCGAGCGGGCCGCGACCTTCGAGCGGGTGTTCGGCACGCCGCAGGCGGTGGACGTCGCCGCGCTGTGCGCCGGGTACGGCGTGCGCCACGTGCTCGCCCGGAGCCTGCCGGAGCTGGAGGCCGCCGTCGCGGCGCCCGTCCGGGGCCGCTCGGTGGTCGAGGTCCCCCTCGACCGCTCGACCCTCCGCGCCGATCGCACCACCCTCGCCGAGGCCGTCACCACCGCCGTCCGCAACGCCCTCCCCTCCACCCCCTGA
- a CDS encoding o-succinylbenzoate synthase, whose translation MSTSTGHLPPAAVYSTPMTTRFRGITTRDGALLRGDAGWGEFSPFWDYDDAESAPWLAAAREAADVGWPAPLRDRVPVNVTVPAVGPEQAAAIVAASGGCRTAKVKVAEPGQSLAQEQARLEAVRDALGPEGHIRIDANAAWDLDTALVRLAVLDRAAGGLEYAEQPCPDVADLAALRRRTDVPIAADESIRRAADPLAVRRAEAADVVVLKVQPLGGVRACLRLAEEVGLPVVVSSALESSVGIAAGVALAAALPELHHACGLGTVRLLERDTVPDPLVPREGHLPVRAAVPTPESLGAAAAPPEVHERWARRLRDVAAVAR comes from the coding sequence GTGTCCACCTCGACCGGCCACCTGCCGCCCGCCGCCGTCTACTCCACGCCGATGACCACCCGCTTCCGCGGGATCACGACGCGTGACGGCGCCCTGCTGCGCGGCGACGCCGGCTGGGGCGAGTTCTCCCCGTTCTGGGACTACGACGACGCCGAGTCCGCGCCCTGGCTCGCCGCCGCCCGCGAGGCCGCCGACGTCGGCTGGCCCGCGCCGCTGCGCGACCGGGTGCCCGTCAACGTCACCGTCCCCGCCGTCGGCCCCGAGCAGGCGGCCGCGATCGTCGCCGCGAGCGGCGGGTGCCGCACCGCGAAGGTCAAGGTCGCCGAGCCCGGTCAGTCGCTCGCCCAGGAGCAGGCGCGCCTCGAGGCCGTCCGCGACGCGCTCGGGCCCGAGGGGCACATCCGCATCGACGCCAACGCCGCCTGGGACCTCGACACCGCCCTCGTCCGCCTCGCCGTCCTCGACCGTGCCGCCGGCGGCCTGGAGTACGCCGAGCAGCCGTGCCCGGACGTCGCCGACCTCGCCGCGCTGCGCCGCCGCACCGACGTCCCCATCGCCGCTGACGAGTCGATCCGCCGCGCCGCGGACCCGCTCGCGGTGCGGCGCGCGGAGGCGGCCGACGTCGTCGTGCTCAAGGTGCAGCCGCTCGGCGGCGTGCGCGCGTGTCTGCGGCTGGCCGAGGAGGTCGGGCTGCCCGTGGTCGTGTCCTCCGCGCTCGAGTCCTCGGTCGGCATCGCCGCCGGGGTCGCCCTCGCCGCGGCGCTCCCCGAGCTCCACCACGCCTGCGGGCTGGGCACCGTGCGGCTGCTCGAGCGCGACACCGTGCCCGACCCGCTCGTGCCCCGCGAGGGACACCTGCCGGTGCGGGCCGCCGTCCCGACGCCCGAGAGCCTCGGCGCCGCCGCCGCCCCGCCGGAGGTGCACGAGCGGTGGGCCCGGCGCCTGCGCGACGTCGCGGCGGTGGCCCGGTGA